From a region of the Branchiostoma floridae strain S238N-H82 chromosome 13, Bfl_VNyyK, whole genome shotgun sequence genome:
- the LOC118428469 gene encoding protein piccolo-like isoform X4 yields MEDSCQPSPWMGPGSTMMPQYPHPHQVGMADPVPPHPGRLPNDPGGHPGDPARHPGVSPQLSETLAQIEHQARQQQYQIPPPNPRSTQYVQYHQRMQLMARPPGGSWPQSPPPPMYQGQQPGMMGGPPQPGPPHLMGQQQPPRYASPPPYGPSMQQSASSYPLQEFPPTSMRGTPPPMHPSQQMGMPQHPSMGPGSPPLPQQRAMFLGDPREEGMMYREQQVDMGLYPRIRSPSDGHMGQFVQQRRLSAGEMEGYMGGPAGVPSPVPGGGQGYHHIRPPISMQSQAGEMYRSPPPPSMDHRGPSPYSVNAQGMDRSAIHGGMGGYRSPMGSVQNPSSPHLMAGREGNHFVYPSPAQQAQHFSPSPSQMQVRSPVPLGCSSSNTISSPSNMVTSPISNPSPGPAIRSPGMGLHMQGKPVAGYVQSPHAGASRLPTPGESPGPGPSPSHMQSPHMISSPPQQVHPPPSMYDPPDPLYRTEPSYCRTDTSFSSSTFGRQSPYIPTSSNFISGVSSLNALASQVNNLPNTVQQVPLPADIAPITGGSKPRQRRKTKEGNSMSQNMGPSEGQENAQNYTNPHTPQQMENFRQVDGPPEKRTKLEHPADPKPSVCSDGIHCGEHEGDSGVSVGFGNATSCGDSDFGNGSAGCFSSSSQQGNNVKDETVTGIHKDNSTTCEGHTVERTCPVAKYDGSQNETKPDLFLGLQRPRHSKYRDKGCTEVKEEDDSSKPTCSVASKCCENGCVECCSGNAKDVSSSAARNSDESHCEDCGNEEHSKESAGELLNGPSCKVSVIQSQESLRIQCVTDEKHLPNGPSSSESSDMSGDSGFLSDTPPDVSKTTTDVSPDHPLCAKDSSSTSPKRDDAEDRLQVPQGKAADLEPKKESSKKKKRSRKTLSTVTKSLLLHQPAAVTPAPQQTVVAYPVIVQVSSSEVTGTTSSMTVTSTTSGSSLVPLQENRSPRPSEVSPKANARSSEKNSPPNAKCSGEGKRISSPKQPSVITKSPKRNSPNATTSSTVLVSSAHSPSTSTVRSVSPKSSLVLTVGSRGVVSPTSSGMTSPNSTKVSAIVSDSSIVSSSASVVTTSPLSIIRTASAGSPNILTLSPKADFAASPRSRRKQNLMPLSDAEEETICITRTVDDKNSSNVKGPLSPGQEANQPSSPKKRKLSAMGSPQKSSPKKRPKEERLSTERSLSPKKSPMKDVHKDWSKIQVAETSLSKKENTLLKISPRENDSHSTCRKLTWDKTESKTKKGGVIKRTSVEKPPNSGTKQSSNYSKSMHDSAERSGREEAVQEKMNATESSPTKISPVPKKVHSPNSKYVQHVKSAEVSPTDLKPGMIIDGNLVVMPDGSLKKKRGRPFGAKTVNRKVDLKGKGEKGEKNPKKKSKEPFEFRTTSSDGEEISLTKRVETFKRVEAESRPVCKEGSPAVKQKVREEAPPKTVSREAAPGPKKMVRDDTPTQGPVVRITGQLESPVSCTVINNPNEADSSKSEHKKKKQKSKHHSHVHHSHREKVSSKTTEIDIGSAHPTHPVTHAKWVCSFCGKSPNYKELGDLFGPYYLEGKGKRPLLTQTKTPPKQSADLKENKGRKSRSRNPSEVSSSEPKPGPSGLSSPANTPLSKRRHRSQSGGEKNRKAAHKGGAKVAARKAGKEGGSPPCSLEAVVVPMYLDEVWTHDQCAVWASGVFIMGGRLHGLEDAIKEARQHSCSECETVGATLGCGFKGCQLKYHYICAVDAGCCLSEENFSLMCYQHKHKTIRFVQVSQPRSQQLTPDEPATPGEEHVAEGEEAMALERAGTWPARNTHTRTPSNDAEGRTKQAGKSQRQAQSVVRHEKEGEEESSKQPERLSAAPVKSLAPSKASQQKNIVSSGCLSQQEKQGCSTLKSASSKKRNLEKLVASKMILGKGGSATKGISSPGVSKQEGSAPTMSSSGTKSGKGRTEVRSYIDDSDDSEDFDYAPPEKGDSRKGENLDPESSTDEEDNSDDSEEETGDSSEESEEEEDDKKVPDPFCDRSSTRSGRTVKASRRLDKYLLF; encoded by the exons ATGGGGCCGGGGTCTACCATGATGCCTCAGTACCCACATCCCCACCAGGTCGGCATGGCAGACCCAGTCCCACCACACCCAGGCAGGCTTCCCAACGACCCAGGCGGACACCCGGGCGACCCAGCCAGGCACCCGGGCGTGTCCCCTCAACTGTCGGAAACCCTGGCACAGATCGAGCACCAGGCTAGACAACAGCAGTACCAGATCCCCCCTCCCAACCCCAGGTCAACCCA atatgTTCAGTACCACCAGAGGATGCAGCTCATGGCCCGGCCACCAGGGGGCTCTTGGCCACAGTCTCCCCCACCTCCCATGTACCAGGGCCAGCAGCCGGGCATGATGGGAGGGCCGCCCCAGCCTGGGCCGCCACACCTGATGGGGCAGCAGCAGCCGCCGAGATACGCCTCGCCCCCGCCCTACGGCCCCTCCATGCAGCAGTCCGCCAGCAGCTACCCCCTTCAGGAGTTCCCTCCCACCTCCATGAGAGGAacccccccacccatgcaccccTCCCAACAAATGGGTATGCCCCAGCACCCCTCCATGGGTCCGGGGTCCCCGCCGCTGCCCCAGCAGCGCGCCATGTTTCTGGGCGACCCGAGGGAAGAAGGGATGATGTACAGGGAACAGCAGGTAGACATGGGCCTCTACCCTCGCATCAGGAGTCCGTCAGACGGACACATGGGCCAGTTCGTACAACAGCGGAGATTAAGTGCGGGGGAGATGGAAGGGTATATGGGGGGTCCGGCGGGGGTGCCGAGTCCGGTACCGGGAGGGGGGCAAGGGTATCACCATATCAGACCTCCCATTAGCATGCAGTCGCAGGCGGGGGAGATGTACCGCTCCCCTCCTCCCCCTTCCATGGACCATCGGGGCCCGTCGCCGTACTCAGTGAACGCTCAGGGGATGGACAGAAGTGCCATACACGGGGGGATGGGTGGGTACAGAAGTCCGATGGGCTCCGTGCAGAATCCTTCGTCCCCCCACCTAATGGCAGGCAGGGAAGGGAACCACTTCGTGTACCCGTCCCCAGCCCAGCAAGCGCAGCACTTCAGCCCCTCCCCTTCCCAGATGCAGGTCAGGTCTCCCGTGCCCCTAGGCTGCTCTAGTTCCAACACGATTAGCTCTCCATCCAACATGGTGACGTCCCCCATCTCCAACCCCTCCCCTGGCCCCGCCATCAGGTCCCCTGGGATGGGTCTCCACATGCAGGGCAAGCCCGTAGCAGGGTACGTACAGTCCCCGCACGCAGGGGCATCACGCCTCCCCACACCCGGGGAATCCCCTGGCCCGGGGCCCTCTCCCTCCCACATGCAGTCCCCCCACATGATCAGCAGCCCTCCCCAGCAAGTCCACCCTCCCCCCAGTATGTACGACCCCCCTGACCCCCTCTACAGGACTGAGCCCTCATACTGTCGGACAGACACCTCCTTCAGTAGTTCCACCTTCGGTAGGCAGAGTCCCTATATCCCCACCAGCAGTAACTTCATCTCTGGGGTGAGTAGTTTAAACGCCCTGGCCTCACAGGTGAACAATCTACCCAACACTGTCCAACAGGTTCCCCTCCCCGCCGACATTGCCCCCATCACGGGGGGTTCCAAGCCCAGACAGAGACGGAAAACCAAGGAGGGGAACTCCATGTCCCAGAACATGGGCCCCTCCGAGGGACAGGAGAATGCGCAGAACTACACCAACCCACACACGCCACAACAGATGGAAAATTTTCGGCAGGTCGATGGACCCCCTGAAAAAAGAACTAAACTGGAACACCCAGCAGACCCCAAGCCGAGCGTGTGTTCGGATGGAATTCACTGCGGGGAGCACGAGGGGGATTCGGGTGTTTCTGTAGGATTCGGGAATGCGACTTCCTGCGGAGATTCCGACTTTGGCAACGGATCTGCTGGCTGCTTTTCAAGTTCGTCTCAACAGGGTAATAATGTTAAGGATGAAACGGTAACAGGAATTCATAAAGATAACAGTACAACATGTGAGGGTCACACTGTGGAAAGAACTTGTCCGGTCGCGAAATATGATGGTTCACAAAATGAAACGAAGCCGGATCTTTTTTTAGGTTTACAGAGACCTCGCCATAGTAAGTACAGGGATAAAGGTTGTACAGAGGTGAAGGAGGAGGATGATTCCTCCAAGCCTACGTGTAGTGTTGCGTCCAAGTGTTGTGAAAATGGTTGTGTGGAATGTTGTAGTGGTAATGCCAAAGACGTGTCGTCATCTGCTGCGCGGAATTCCGACGAGTCTCACTGTGAGGATTGCGGGAATGAGGAACACAGTAAGGAAAGCGCAGGGGAGCTACTTAACGGGCCGTCGTGTAAGGTTTCTGTGATTCAGAGCCAGGAGAGTCTACGGATCCAGTGTGTCACGGACGAGAAGCATTTGCCAAACGGGCCAAGCAGTAGCGAGTCGTCAGACATGTCCGGGGATAGCGGATTTCTAAGTGACACGCCTCCTGATGTCAGTAAAACCACCACGGATGTTTCTCCTGACCACCCACTTTGTGCCAAAGACTCGTCCTCCACTTCCCCTAAGAGAGATGATGCAGAAGACAGGCTACAGGTTCCACAGGGTAAGGCTGCAGACTTGGAACCTAAGAAGGAGAGTTCTAAGAAGAAAAAGCGTTCGAGGAAAACGTTGTCTACTGTGACCAAATCACTCCTACTCCACCAACCTGCGGCAGTGACGCCGGCGCCACAGCAGACCGTGGTTGCCTACCCTGTTATCGTCCAGGTGTCCAGCTCGGAGGTAACAGGAACCACCAGCTCCATGACAGTAACAAGTACGACATCGGGGTCATCCCTGGTGCCTCTACAGGAGAACAGGAGTCCGCGTCCCTCAGAAGTCAGCCCCAAGGCAAACGCTCGCTCTAGTGAGAAAAATTCTCCACCAAATGCCAAATGCAGTGGGGAGGGCAAGCGCATTTCTTCACCGAAGCAGCCGTCAGTGATCACAAAGAGCCCCAAGAGAAACTCCCCAAATGCCACCACgtcgtcaacagtgttggtTTCCAGTGCCCACTCACCGTCTACCTCCACTGTAAGGTCGGTTTCTCCCAAGAGCAGCCTGGTCCTTACAGTGGGCTCCAGAGGTGTCGTATCGCCCACCAGCAGTGGCATGACGTCTCCAAACTCAACTAAAGTCTCCGCCATAGTCTCCGACAGTTCCATTGTCTCGTCGAGTGCATCGGTTGTGACAACAAGCCCACTGTCGATAATCAGAACGGCATCGGCGGGCTCTCCGAATATCCTGACGTTGAGCCCCAAGGCAGACTTTGCAGCAAGTCCTCGGAGTAGGCGCAAACAGAACTTGATGCCGCTCTCTGATGCTGAAGAGGAGACGATATGCATCACTCGCACTGTTGACGACAAAAACAGTTCAAATGTGAAAGGACCATTGTCACCGGGCCAGGAAGCCAACCAACCCTCCAGCCCAAAGAAGAGAAAGCTGTCTGCCATGGGTTCTCCTCAGAAATCTTCTCCGAAAAAGAGACCAAAGGAAGAAAGACTGTCCACCGAAAGAAGTCTGTCACCAAAAAAGTCACCGATGAAAGATGTCCATAAagactggtcaaaaattcaGGTGGCAGAGACAAGCTTGTCTAAAAAGGAAAATACGCTGTTGAAGATTTCTCCGAGAGAGAATGACTCCCATTCAACTTGCAGGAAACTGACGTGGGACAAGACAGAAAGTAAGACAAAAAAGGGAGGTGTGATCAAAAGGACTTCAGTAGAAAAACCTCCCAACAGCGGGACCAAACAGTCATCAAACTATTCCAAGTCAATGCATGACTCAGCAGAGAGAAGTGGAAGGGAAGAGGCTGTTCAGGAAAAGATGAATGCAACAGAATCTTCGCCCACAAAAATCAGCCCCGTTCCGAAAAAAGTTCATTCTCCAAATTCCAAGTACGTCCAGCACGTCAAGTCTGCTGAGGTCAGCCCTACGGACTTGAAACCGGGTATGATCATCGACGGAAACCTTGTGGTCATGCCAGATGGCAGCCTGAAAAAGAAACGTGGCAGGCCTTTTGGAGCAAAGACTGTTAATCGAAAGGTGGATCTAAAAGGAAAGGGAGAGAAGGGAGAAAAAAACCCAAAGAAAAAGTCCAAGGAACCATTTGAGTTCAGGACTACCAGTAGTGATGGTGAGGAGATATCCCTCACCAAGAGAGTAGAGACATTCAAGAGAGTAGAGGCAGAGTCAAGACCAGTTTGTAAAGAAGGGAGTCCAGCAGTCAAACAGAAAGTCAGGGAGGAAGCTCCCCCAAAAACTGTTAGTAGAGAAGCTGCTCCCGGGCCGAAAAAAATGGTTCGTGATGACACCCCCACACAAGGTCCAGTTGTGCGCATCACGGGCCAGCTCGAAAGCCCAGTTTCTTGCACTGTCATCAACAACCCCAACGAAGCGGACTCCAGCAAAAGCGAGCACAAAAAGAAAAAGCAGAAAAGCAAGCACCACAGTCACGTACATCACAGTCACAGGGAAAAAGTGTCGAGCAAAACGACAGAGATAGACATTGGCAGTGCCCACCCCACCCATCCAGTCACACATGCTAAATGGGTGTGCTCCTTCTGTGGCAAGTCACCCAACTATAAAGAACTGGGCGACTTGTTTGGACCCTACTATCTGGAAGGGAAGGGGAAAAGGCCCCTTCTCACCCAAACCAAAACTCCACCGAAACAGTCTGCAGACCTGAAGGAGAACAAGGGGCGGAAAAGCAGAAGTAGAAACCCTTCAGAAGTGAGCAGTAGTGAGCCCAAGCCGGGGCCCTCTGGCTTGTCGAGCCCAGCTAACACTCCCCTGTCAAAAAGAAGACACAGGTCTCAAAGTGGCGGGGAGAAAAATAGGAAGGCAGCTCACAAAGGCGGGGCCAAGGTTGCTGCCAGGAAAGCAGGCAAGGAGGGGGGCAGCCCCCCGTGTTCGCTGGAGGCTGTCGTTGTGCCGATGTACCTGGATGAAGTGTGGACACACGACCAGTGCGCCGTCTGGGCCAGCGGAGTGTTCATCATGGGGGGACGGCTACATGGGCTCGAAGATGCCATCAAGGAAGCTCGGCAACAT TCCTGTAGTGAGTGTGAGACAGTGGGGGCTACTCTGGGATGTGGTTTCAAGGGCTGCCAGCTGAAGTACCACTACATATGTGCGGTGGATGCAG GTTGCTGTCTCAGTGAAGAAAACTTCTCGCTAATGTGCTACCAACATAAG CACAAGACGATAAGATTTGTCCAGGTGTCTCAGCCACGGTCCCAGCAGTTAACACCAG atgaaccagCAACGCCCGGTGAGGAACACGTGGCAGAGGGGGAGGAGGCGATGGCTCTGGAACGGGCCGGCACATGGCCTGCAAGGAACACACACACCCGTACCCCATCTAACGATGCAGAGGGTAGAACGAAACAGGCAGGCAAGTCCCAAAGGCAAGCTCAGTCTGTAGTCAGACATGAGAAGGAGGGGGAAGAAGAGTCGTCAAAGCAGCCTGAACGTCTGTCTGCAGCACCTGTGAAGAGCCTGGCTCCATCTAAGGCCTCTCAACAAAAGAATATTGTCTCTTCAGGCTGCTTGTCACAGCAGGAGAAACAAGGTTGTAGCACGTTAAAATCAGCCTCATCCAAGAAGAGAAACCTGGAGAAGCTTGTAGCTTCAAAGATGATTCTGGGCAAGGGTGGGTCGGCAACAAAGGGCATTTCATCTCCAGGAGTGTCCAAGCAGGAGGGTTCTGCACCAACAATGTCTTCCTCTGGTACAAAATCTGGGAAAGGTAGAACTGAGGTCAGAAGCTATATCGATGACTCTGACGATTCAGAGGACTTTGACTATGCCCCACCTGAGAAGGGGGACAGTAGGAAAGGTGAAAACTTAGACCCTGAGAGTTCCACAGATGAGGAGGACAATAGTGATGATTCAGAGGAAGAGACAGGAGACTCATCTGAGGAAtcagaagaggaggaggatgatAAGAAAGTCCCAGATCCGTTCTGCGACAGATCCTCCACACGATCGGGTCGCACTGTGAAGGCCAGTCGCAGACTCGACAAATACCTTCTGTTTTAA